In a single window of the Chloroflexota bacterium genome:
- a CDS encoding response regulator transcription factor has product RTVQAHMAHIFSKMQVGSRTEAVLEALKRGWIHLESIT; this is encoded by the coding sequence CGCGCACCGTCCAGGCCCATATGGCCCACATCTTCAGCAAGATGCAGGTGGGTTCGCGCACCGAGGCCGTGCTCGAAGCCCTCAAGCGCGGTTGGATTCACTTAGAAAGCATCACATAG